TGTCTTCGTTTAAAATAGCAACTGGTGCCTTTCCTAAATTAATTGTTGGGTTTCAAAAAGCTATTAAGCATGTAACTCCATACAATATAGGTATTAACGCAATACCAAAAAATTTAGAAATTCTTTTCACCGAAGACAGAACTCGAGATGAAAATTCATCTCGAAAACCTTTGATAATTCCTATCATATGTCTCCTTATAAATAAATGAACTTTATTAGTTCATATATATAAGATAACATTTAATAAAAAAAATAACTTTAAAGTTATTTAATTTTTATATTATTAAATTTAAAAATTCCAAATAAATAAACTAAAAAAGCAATAATAACCATTAAAATTGGTTTTCATAAGATTGAAAATGTGCTTGCTCCTGTTTGTTGGTGAGGTATTATAACCATTAAATAGATAGAACCAATAAATGTAAGAGCACATGTAACTAAACTTAAAATCATTAGTATTCAGAAAGTTTTATTTCCATATATTTTTTTATACTCAGGGTCTTTTAATCTTAATTTTATTATTGCCGAATTTAATAAAATTTTTAATGTACTTGTTGCAAGTGCAAATGAAGAAATTATTTCTGAGATAGAACTAAATAAGATATAAAACACTGCAACACAACCAAGCAATATAATAGCTGTATACGGTTGGTTTGTTTTTTTATGTACTTTTCCAAAAAAGGTGTGCACATCTCCAGTTTCAGATAATTTATGTATTAATCTTGATTGAAAGAATAATAAAGAATTTACAGAACCAACAAATAAGAATATAGCAAAAATGTTAAATGTTAGTACTGCTCATTTATGCTGCGCAAAAATTGTTGATGTTGTTCCATTTGGATCAATTCAATTCCCTTGACTATCTGGTGTTGCCAATGATAAAAGAGCAATACCATAACAAACATAAATAACGAGTACAATTAGCACTGCGCTAATGATTACTAATGGAACTGTTTTTTTAGGATTTTTAATTTCTTCAGTAATATATGTAGGAAATTCATGACCTGAATATGCAAATCCTGTATATGTTATTGCTGGGATTAACATTGCTGAAGATATATATGCATGCCCTAAATTACTATTCATTTGTGAATTTGAAAGCAAACCTTCTTTTGATCCATACATAATTGCTAGTATAAATACTAGAATAATTGGCAAAGTTTTTACAAATAGAAAAAATATTTGTGTATATTTACTACTATTTTTAACCATTATTTGTACTCCGGCAAGAGATACTAATATAAATACAGCCAAAGCTTTTTGTAAACTTTCAACAGCAAGATCTTTTGAATCCAATTCTAAAATTTGAGTTATCATTGAACTCATAGCGGAACAACAACTTGCTAGTGAAGTAGCAGAAACAAATAAAATTAAAACTCAACCAAACCAAAATGCCAAAATTCTTCAGTTACATTTTCTAATTCAACTATACCCACTCCCACTTTCTCCATATCCAATTGATGGTTCAATAACTATAAACGCATCAGGCAAAACTATTAATGCTCCAAATACCCAAGCTAGTATCATCAACAACGGATTTGCTTGAGCAAGAGCAAAAACCATGTTAAATGAGATTATAATGCTTGATCCAACAATTGCAGCTAACGTTGAAGCTAGAACTGTTCAAAATCCATATTTTCTATTTAGTTTCATATTACTCTCACTTTCTTGCAAAATTTATTGCTTTTGAAATGTATTCTTCATTATAAGTTACTATTGTATTTACATGTTCAGAACCATTAGGAGTTCAAATTTCGCTTTTAATCTCTTTTTCAAATTTTGTTTTTTTATCATACATTAATTCACTCATTTCAAATGGGATAAATGTGTCTCCTTTTGAATGTATAAAAAACACTGGGATGTTTTTTGCTTTTTTCATATTTTTTAATAAATTAAATTTTTTTTGTGGTGTTTTTGTTTCTTTACTAAATTTATGTGTAAATAAAAAACCAATTTTTCATCATTCAGTGTGATATAAATTGTTTTCTATATAGTATCTATATTGATGCTTAATATTGCTAAATCCACAGTCAGCAATTACTCAATTAACAAGTGATTTTATCTTACTTTTTTGAATAAACAATACACTTGTAGAAGCACCCATGCTGTTACCTATTAGACCAATAGATTTTGCTTGCTCATTATTTTTCAAATAAACTATTATTTCTTCTAACATTTGAATAGACGAAAATCCTATATCGGTTTTTTCACCATAACTTAAACCATGCGCAAAGCCATCAAAAGTCAAAACATTATAACCCTGCTTTCAAAAATGATGAACTAACCTTAAAGCTAAATATTTATTTTCAGTTCATCCATGCAAACCTATAACTCATTTGTTTGATTTTTTATTTCTTGCAATTAAGCAACTAATTTTTCCTTTTTCATTTTCTAGACTGATTTCTTCAATTTGATTTTGGTTGAAAGTATGATTTAAATAATTTAAACCTTTATTTTTTAAATCATCATAGTATAACTGAATAGAATTGATTTCTATTCCCTTTTCATTCAGGCCTTCGCGGTAATATGTGTAGCAAAACTTTTTATAATCTAAAAAATAAGATTTAGAATTTTTTATAATTGTTTTGAACTGGAAAATAGTTAAAAACAATGTTTTTGCCGAATATTTATATTTATCTATTTTTTTCAAGAAGCACCTCATATAAAGTAATTAATATGATTATACATAAAAAAAATAATTTTCAAAAATAATGTCAATTTTTGGAAAATTATTATGATATATAAAAAATTATTTTTTTAAAACCATTTTTATATGGTCTATTCCCTCATCATCGTAAATTTCAGAATCTTCAACAAAACCAAAGCTTCTATAGAAATTTAAAAGTCTATACTGTGCACTTATACTTAATTTTTTGTTAGGTCATTTTTCATTAATTCATTTAACTGCATTTTCTAACAAAATTTTGCCTAATCCAAGTCCTCTAAATTTTTGAGGAGTTAATACTCTACCTAAAGTTACGGTATTTTCATCTACTTCAAATATTCTTAAATAAGCAATAAGTTCATTTTCGTCATTTCTTATAATTAAATGCGTTGCCTTAAGATCATTTTCATCAATTTCACATGATAATCATTCTTGCTCAACATTAAAAACTTCGCTTCTATTTTTAAATATTTCTCATGCTTCTTTACTTGTTAATTCATCAAAATTTTTAAATAATATTTTCATTTTTTAGTTCTTTCTTTCTAATAATAAAAAAACAGCTTACGCCGTTTTTATTAGTTAATTTCTACTTTAATTCCAGGACCCATTGTTGTTGAAATTGTAGTGTTAATGATGTAATCACCTTTAACAGTTTGAGGCTTAACTCTTCTCATTTCATTTAGGATTGTAGTAAAGTTTTCTTTTAATTGTTCAGCAGTAAATGAGGCTTTTCCAATAATTGTGTGAATATTTCCTTCTTTATCTGCACGGAATTCAATTTTACCTTTTTTAATTTCATCAATTGCTTTAGCAACGTCCATTGTAACTGTTCCAGTTTTTGGGTTAGGCATTAATCCTTTTGGACCTAAAACTTTTCCGATTGCTCCTAATTTAGCCATCATTTCAGGTGTAGCAACAATTACATCAAATTCAAATCAGTTTTCTTTTTGTATTTTTGTAATTAATTCTTCTCCACCTACAAAGTCAGCACCTGCATCTTGAGCTTCTTTAACTTTAGTATTTGTTAAAACTAAAACTTTTTGAGTTTTACCTGTTCCAGCTGGCAATACTAATGCTCCACGGATTTGTTGATCTGCTTTTCTTGGATCAATGTTTAAGTTAAATGATAATTCAACAGTTGAATCAAATTTAGTTGTTGAAGTTTCTTTTGCTAATTTAATTGCTTCGTCAAGTGTGTAAACTTTTTGTTTGTCTACTAAACCTTTAACGTTCTTCATTCTTTTTGAAATTTTAGCCATTAGTTAGATTCCTCCATACCTGTAATTTTGATTCCCATGTTTCTAGCTGTACCAGCAATAATTTTCATTGCTGCTTCAACATCATTTGCATTTAAATCAACTAATTTGTATTCAGCAATTTCTCTAACTTTGTCAGCTGAAATAGTTGCAACTGTTTGAGTTTTAGCATTGCTTGCTCCTCTTTCGATTCCAGCTGCTCTTTTTAATAAAATAGCTGCTGGTGTTGTTTTTAGTATGTAGTCAAATGATTTGTCATCATATGCAGTAATAACTACAGGAACAACGTCTCCTGCACGATCTTTAGTAGCATCGTTAAATTGTTTTGTAAATTCAGGCATGTTAATACCTAAAGAAGCTAATTCTGCTCCTGGTTTTGCTTGCATCGCCATAAATTCTAATTTGGCAATACGTGTAATTCTTTTAGCCACGGGCTTATCCTCCTAATATTCTGTTAGTCGGCTGCTTTTACTCGCTGTGGTCCATGTGAAGCATTAGAACTTCTCCCACAATAAAAATCAGTCATTTTTAATTATACATTTTTTTATCCATCAATCAAGTTAAAGTGTAAATATTAACTGATTCTATATAAATTTTCTAGCTCTTTATCATAATTTCTTTTTAGTTTTGAATAAACATCTTTTAAATAACTCTCAACTGAATCAGATGAGTTTTTTATTTTCAATAATTCATTTTTTAGATATCTTAAGTCTTTTGTTAAATTAAAAAGATGTCAATTATTTAAAGGGTCCTCAGACTTTTGAATTTCTAAAATCATTTTTTCTAATATCTCATTTTTTATATTTTCATTACTAATGCAAAATTCTAATGTTAAATTTTCATTTAACATGCTTTGAGAATTTATATAGAACAAAGAATTATTTAAATCAATGAAATCAGTATTTTTTACTAATGTATTTTTCGGCAAAATACTTTTAGGAAATGAATAAATTATTTGATTAAATTTGTTAACTTTTCATTTAAAGGAATCATATTTTAATTCACTGACAGATTTAAATTTTTTGTCAGTTGTGTTTATTTCTTCATTAAGTATTAAAAAATTATCAAACTCTTTTATTCTTAAGTTGTCTTTAAAAATATCAGGTGCATATTCTTCAATAAATGTTTTATCAATGCTTTTTGTTTTTTCTAGTTTTAGCGTGTGTTTAAAATAGTGAGAAAATAAAGTATCTAAAAAAGTATCTTTAAAGTGTTTTGAATTTAGTATTTCATTAAAGAAAAATATTTTACTCATAAGTTCTATTTTTTGAAAATTTAAATTTCAATAAATATCAACCTCTAGCATAAAATACTTCTCATTAATTTCATGAGCAGTTGTTTTATATTTTAAAGCTCTATTTCAATTTGCAGAAGAAAAACAATTATTTAAAACTGATTCTGGTAAAAATTCAAATTTTGCATTTCCTATATAATAACTTTCTTTCTTAAAACCTATTTCAATTAAAATGCTCTTTGTGAATAAATAAAACATTGTCTCTCCTCTTTTACTTTGTTATTTTAGCAAAAAAAAGATTTGCTAAGCAAATCTTGTTAATAAATAAAATTATTTTTTTAATAATCAATTTGTGATTTGTAAAGCTAAAGGTTGTTTACCCATTAAGCATCATATAATAATAAAAATAAATCCTACTATTGATAAACATAATAATACGTAAATTAAACCATAAATTAAAGCTGCTCCTCTGCTTTCGGCTTGAGGTGTTTTAAAAATCATTTGTCCTACTAATGGCAAGTTTAAAATTCATAATACTAAAGGTAAAATTCCAAGAGTAAATCCGTTTAAAAATCCGTTAATAATTGTTGATAATGCTCTTTTTAAAATGTTCATTTTATTTATTCCTTTCTGTGTTTCAAATAAAATTATACAACAATAGTGGGAAAAAATAAAATTAAATGTTTTTCTTTATTAAAACTTACCTTGCGCTAAACTAGCGTTACCTCCACCTTTTGGTGAAATTGGTAGATTTTTAAATATTTCTATCGCTGAGTGTTCTAATTGTAATTTTTCGCTTACTCCAACAACAACAAAATTACCATCAGTGTTTTCAGAAGTTAAAATTATGATTACTTTTTCAAATTTGTTTTTATATTCATCAACTAATGTTTTCATATCTTTGATATTTAAACCATTCACTTTTTCTTCAATTATTTGTGTTCCATTTTCATTGATTTTTGGTTCAAATGATTTAAACTTTTCTAATTTTTGAGTTGTTAATAATTCTTCTACTTTTCTTTCATAAACTTTTATTGCAATAGACAAGTTTTCCAAAATAAGTTTTAAAGAAATAATTGATTGTTTTGAAATTTCTTTGTTAAATGCATCTTTGATAATATCTTCAATTTTTTGATCTGCCAAAATTGATTTAGTGTTTTCATACTTTGCAAATATTTCTTGTATTAATTTTAACAATTTATTAAACTCTGTATTTAAGTATTCATTTATTGACTGTTTTGAAGTTAAACACTTAACTCTATAAACTCCGCTACCTTTTGATTCCAATCCCGTAATCATAAAATCTTCTATATCATGTGTATTATCAACGTGAGTTCCTCCACATAATTCACTTGAAAATTCCCCAAATTTTACTACTCTAACAATATCATCATATTTTTCAGTAAAGAATGCTAATGCAGCATACTTACTTATTGCATCTTGCATTGAACAGAAATAAACATTTCTACTAATTTTTTCATTTATTTTTTCAACAACTAGCTTTTCAGCAGCTAATAATTCTTCTGGTTTAATAGAATCGTTATATGTAAAGTCCATACGCAGTCCATATTCATCATTGTATGATCCAGACTGCATAACTGTCTCGCCCAATATTTCTCTTAATGCAGCATGAATTAAGTGAGTTCCTGAGTGGTTTTTCATAGTCAAAGTTCTTTTTTCTTCATTAACAAATGCATCAATAGTATCCCCGATTTTAATTGAACCTTCTAACTGAATTTTATGAATATGTTGATGGTTAGGTCCTTGCTGAGTATCAATAACTTCAGCTCTAGCTGAATTATTTACTAAGTATCCTGTATCAGCTGCTTGACCACCTTTTTCAGCATAAAATGGTGTCTTGTCTAAAATAACATAAACTTCAGTATCAGCTGCTTCTGAAAGAATTTCATCATCTGTAAAAATATAAACAATTTTTGCATTTTCATGTTTAGTTTCTTCTCAACCAGTAAATTCTGAATCAATATCAAGCTTTGTGAAAATTTCGTTTTGTTTATCTCAAGCTTTTAAATCTTTTCTTGCATTACGCGCTTGTTCTTTTGCTTGTTCTAATAAATGATTAAATTCTTCAATGTCAACTTTAACGTTTTTGTCTTCAGCAATTTCAATAGTTTGTTCAATTGGGTAACCAAATGATTCAAATAAAAGTAATGCATTTTTACCTGTTACTTTTTTATCACTTTCAATCATTTTATTTAAAGCTTCATATCCTTTTGATAAAGTTTTTAAGAATTTTTCTTCTTCATTTAAAATTGTAGACTCAATTAAATTTTGTTTTTCTAATAAATATGGGTAAAAATCTTTCATTGCATCTATTACATTAATTACTAATGTACTTAAGAATGGCCCGTTGATTCCTAATTCCATACCTTTCATTAGAGCACGGCGAATTAAGCGGCGAATTATATAACCTCTATCTTTGTTACCTGGGAATACACCATCAGCAATAGCAAAACTTGTTGCTCTAACGTGATCGGCAATTACTTTAAATGCTGTATTAATTTTAGTTTGTTCAATTTTTTCATCAAAATAATTTTCAATTGAATATTTAAATTTTGAATCACAAATACTTTCAATTTGTTTAATTGTAGGTCAAAAGATATCAGTTTCAAAGTTTGTTGGTGTGTCTTGAAATATAGACGCTATTCTTTCTAAACCAGCACCAGTATCTATATTTTTTCTTGGTAATTCTGAATAATTATTAAATCCATCATTATTAAATTGTGAAAATACAATATTTCAAATTTCAATATATCTATCATTTTCAATATCTTCAGCTAAAAGTTTTGGTCCTATATTTTCTTTATCTCATTTTTCACCACGATCAAAGAAAATTTCCGTATTAGGTCCACATGGTCCTTGTCCAACATCTCAAAAGTTTGTATCTCTTGTTAATCTAAAAATATGATCTTGTTTGATACCAATGTCATTAATTCAATATTCGTAAGCCTCAATATCTTCGTCAAAAACAGTTATGTATAATTTTTCAGTTGGAATAGCAAATCATTTATCGCTTGTTAATAATTCTCAAGCAAAAGATATTGCTTCTTTTTTGAAATAATCCCCAATTGAAAAATTACCTAACATTTCAAACATTGTATGATGTCTTGCAGTTACCCCAACATTTTCAATATCATTAGTTCTTATTGCTTTTTGAGAGTTAGTTAATCTTGGTGATGGCGGAGTTTTTCTTCCATCAAAATATGGTTTTAGAGTAGCTACACCTGAATTAATTCATAATAATGAAGGATCTTCAACAGGTATTAGGCTAACTGGTTCTAAGAAATGGTGATTCTTTGTTTTAAAAAAATCTAATCACATTTTTCTAATTTCATTTGTTGTTAATTTTTTCATTTAAATATCAGTCCTTTAAAATTAATTATAACCTTTAACAAAATTAAAGAGAAAATAATTTTGTCTAATTTTTGATAAAATATATTTATGACTACTTATTCTGGAAAGGAAAGTAAAAATATGCAATTAAAAGACAAATTGAAAAAGAGATTAATATTAATTGACTTAGACGGAACAACTTTAAAAGATGACCATTTAACAATTAATCCAATAACAAAAAATGCTTTGCAAGACGCCATTAAGGATGGGCATACTGTTTGTATTTGCACAGGTAGAAGTTTAAAAGACACAATACATATTTATAATGAACTAGAACTAGATAGTTTATTAGTTACATTGGATGGAGGACATATATCTGATCCAGTTCATAAAAACTTTAAAAGAATAGTTTTACCAATTAGTGAAGAAGTAACAAAAAGTATTTTACAACATCCAATATTGAAAGGAAAAATTGAAAACATTATTGTTGAATACTACCATACTAACATGATTCAAAATAGTGCTGATAATTTCTTTATTGTCGATGCAAATGCAGAGGTTCCAGTTCAAGGAGACATTTTAAAAGACTGAAAAGGTCCTTGCAGTAATTTAATTATTAAGTTAAAGACAAATTTAAACTTTATTAATATTGTTGATACTTTAAACGCTGAATTTGGAAACGCAGTTAAAGTTAAATCTAACTTAATTTATGGTGTTGAAAATATTGGAGAAAAGCCAATTTTAATAATAACAAACAAATTTGTTAACAAAGGTTTTGCTGCTGAAATGGTTGCCCAATATTACAATAAAGATATTAAAGATGTTATTGCTTTTGGTGATCAAATGAATGATTTTGAAATGATTAAAACAGTTGGATATGGTATTGCCTTAACTAGTGGTAATCCAAAATTAAAAGAAATTGCTTCAGGTATAACTGAGTTATCTAATGATGCAGGTGGTCTTGGAGACACACTAAATAAACTTTTAAAATAAAAAATAGGCTGTTAAAAGCCTATTAAGAATTATAATTCAGACTTGATACTTATGAGAAAATAAGCTCATGAGTGTCGCAGTTTTATTATTTTAATATTTGATTATTTTTTTAACCTACAGATAAGAATAAAACCAGATATGACACCAATAATCCCTCCAGCAACAATTAATATCATTGAATATTGGTATGCTAATTGATAGTTATAAACTCCAGCAATACTTGTTTCAACTTTATATTTCTCTAAAAATAATGAATTTAATTGCCAAAATCATGCATCAGGAGAGAATGCTATAACAGAGATTAATCCAACACTAGTTGCATATTGCTTATGATCTATCCCTATTTCATATATTGTAGCTCATCTATTTGTTACTAAGCCTCAGCAAATAGCTCCCATACAAAGGAAAAATGAATAAACAATAATTTGGATAAACAATTTCATGCCCGCTGATTGATTTGCAAAGCCTCCAACTTTAAATCCTGGCAAAAATATTATAACCATCATTAAGAATGAACAAATAATACATCCTATGACTAAAAATTTTATGTATTTACCTGATTTATCAGCTATTTTTCCTGAAGGAGCTGAAAATATTAATCTAAATAAGTATGTTCTTAGTAGTCCACCAATAAAGGTTACGCTTGCACTAATAAGTATTGCACTATTCATAAATGGTATCAACACGCTTAACCCTTGTTGATACATATAAACGCCCATAACTAATAAAGATAATAAATAAATTTTATAATTTTTTAAAATTTTTCCTACCTCTTTTATGTTAAAGTCTTTACTTATAATCTCACTCTTTTTTTCTTTGATAAAAAATATTAAAAGAGTTGCATCGATAAAAATAAGTAAGCAAAATAAGTAACACATTAACGAAAACGCTAAGCTTGAAGTGTTATTATTGTTAACAAATATAGGTGTTAGTATTGTAAAAATGATAAAACCTAGACCTACAAATATTGTTCCAATAAGCCCATTTAAGCTGCCATGTATTCCATTAAGAATACCATTTTCTTCAGGTTTTCCTTGTTGAGAAAGTAATTTTCACAATGGCGCCCAAAATATAATTTTAGCAATTGCTCAAATAACATAAATTATTAAAATTTGAGTATATCTATTTGATTGACCTATAGGATTTAAAATAGCAATATTGTTTTCTACATCAAAAATAATTGCTCCGCCTGCAGTTAAACCAACACTACCGTATCATGCACCTGTTATGCCAAAGCTAACTAATCCGGTTATTGTTAATCACTTAAGACTTATTTTATCCGCGATAATACTACCAAAAAAGAATACTACTAAAGATACATAACCATAAACAGCAGAGGCTTGACTAAGCTGCGCTGGTGAAATTCCTAAATTTAATGATATTATCTCCGTATTTATAACATTCTTTAAGTAAGATGGAAAAATGAAAACTAAAACATCAGCTGTTGCTAAAATAGCTATTGTTCAAAATCTTTTAGTTTGTCAAAACTTGTTTTGACAAATTTTTCTGTGCTTCTTTTTTTGTTGCATATATTAATACACCACCAGCAATCATTGCAAGTAAGCCAAAGCATAAAATGATTATTATGCTAATTTGATTTGCCAATTTATTATCAACATGCCCCGCTTCTGACCCTAAATTTTTTAATAAAATGGAATCAATTTGTCAAAATCATGCATCAGCTGAAAATGCAATCAATGATATAAATCCAACCGCCATTCCATAGTCTTTTTGACTTATATTAATAACATAAATTGTTGCTCATCTATTTGTAACAAGTGCTCAACAAGTTATACCCAATCCCAAATACATAGTAACTACTGAAACTTGAACTAAAGTTTTTGATCCTTTTGACATATTTGTAAAACTATTTTCGCTAAATCCAGGAACAATAACTGCAATTAAACATAGAACAGAAGCTACTGCCAAACCAATTATTATGAATAAAATGTATTTTTGACTTTTGTCTGCCATTTTTCCAAAATATGTTGAAAAGAAAAATCTAAATAAATAGGTTCTCAAAATTCCAAATACAACCACTAAAGATGCAGTAATTAACAATACATCTTGCATATAGGTTACAAATATTGATAATCCACTTTGATATAAATAAACTCCTAATATCAAAATTGAAACAAGTCATATTTTTCAATTAAATAATATATTTTTAAAACTTTTTAATGAAAAATCACTTTCACCATCTTTTTTAGTAGTTTTGTCCTCTGGAACAAAGAAAAAAATTAAGAAACAATTAGCAATTATGAATCCAGTAAAAATGAAAACTAGTGCAGGAAAAGCTCAATCTCCTAATGAAGATTTTCAGACTGTCCCAAAAAGGAAAAATACTAGATACGCAATAGCAATAATAACAGTTCCAATAAGTCCATTTAAACTACCATGAATTCCATTTAACTTTCCATTTTCTTCAGGTTTACCTTGCTCAGATAATAATTTTCAAAGTGCAGCTCAAAATATAAAGCATGTAATAAAAGATCACAATGCAAATATTAAGTAGACTTGTATTACTTTTGCAGTAGCAATAAAAGGAATAAAGCCATATCATAATCCTACTACGCCAATTGATGCAAGACCAACTAGTGTTAATTTTTTCAAGCTAATTTTATCAGCAAGTCAACCTCCAATAAAATAACTAGGTAAAGATACATAGCCATATATTGAATTAGCCTGCGAAAATTGAGATGGTAAAATTCCTAGTGATTCAGAAATTACTACAGATGATATTACATTTTTTAAATAAAAGGGTACAGCCATTACTAAGACATCTGCCATTGCTAAAATGGCTATTACAGTAAATGTTTTTTTGCTAATACCCATTATTGTATTTTTTTTAGTGAAAATAAATATCACTCCATTCTATTTTTATTTAAAATTTATTCTTAAATCCTTTTTGTCGCTAATTAAAGAATTTAAGTATTTCCTATATTTGAAATAAATAATTTCAGCATCTTTATCGTTTTTAAATGTTCATACATTTATCGGCAAATTAATTTTCTCTACATATTTTAATGAATCATGTGATTTTAAGTTTCCAACATAAGGGTGCAGATAATCAAATTTTCTTATTAAACTAAAATCAACTTTTTTAACGTATTCGGTTAAATATCCTTTTTTAAACTTGTTAACATCTAATTCACTAATAAATTTTAATGCCTCATTTCCAAAAGAAGAAACAACTATTTCAGCTTTGGTTTTTTTTCTTAACAATTCCAAAGCTTTCTTTATAAGTTCAAACTCTTCTTTTGTATTTTTATTGGGTTTAATCTCCACATTTATAAATTCATATTTATTAGAAATTTTATTAATAAAATCTTCAACAAACAAAGGTGGAATATTTTCAGGATTATTTTTAAAAAAATCAATATTTTTAATTTCTTCAAAAGTCATACTTTTGACAGTTTTATTAACATTACCAATTCTTTTTAAATTGTGATCATGAAATATTATTATTTTTTTGTCTTTCGTTAATCGAATATCAAATTCAACGCCTTTACAACTTTTTAATGCATCAATAAAATCAATCATTCTATTTTCTCTACCAGGACCTCTAAATCCTCTATGAGCTACTAAAAACATAATTTATTTTCCTTTCTGATAAGTAAACACAAATTATTCTTTCTCTCATAACATACTTTTATCTTAGCAAATTATTTTCAACA
The Mesoplasma entomophilum DNA segment above includes these coding regions:
- the rplK gene encoding 50S ribosomal protein L11, coding for MAKRITRIAKLEFMAMQAKPGAELASLGINMPEFTKQFNDATKDRAGDVVPVVITAYDDKSFDYILKTTPAAILLKRAAGIERGASNAKTQTVATISADKVREIAEYKLVDLNANDVEAAMKIIAGTARNMGIKITGMEESN
- a CDS encoding GNAT family N-acetyltransferase — protein: MKILFKNFDELTSKEAWEIFKNRSEVFNVEQEWLSCEIDENDLKATHLIIRNDENELIAYLRIFEVDENTVTLGRVLTPQKFRGLGLGKILLENAVKWINEKWPNKKLSISAQYRLLNFYRSFGFVEDSEIYDDEGIDHIKMVLKK
- a CDS encoding Cof-type HAD-IIB family hydrolase, which translates into the protein MQLKDKLKKRLILIDLDGTTLKDDHLTINPITKNALQDAIKDGHTVCICTGRSLKDTIHIYNELELDSLLVTLDGGHISDPVHKNFKRIVLPISEEVTKSILQHPILKGKIENIIVEYYHTNMIQNSADNFFIVDANAEVPVQGDILKDWKGPCSNLIIKLKTNLNFINIVDTLNAEFGNAVKVKSNLIYGVENIGEKPILIITNKFVNKGFAAEMVAQYYNKDIKDVIAFGDQMNDFEMIKTVGYGIALTSGNPKLKEIASGITELSNDAGGLGDTLNKLLK
- the rplA gene encoding 50S ribosomal protein L1, whose product is MAKISKRMKNVKGLVDKQKVYTLDEAIKLAKETSTTKFDSTVELSFNLNIDPRKADQQIRGALVLPAGTGKTQKVLVLTNTKVKEAQDAGADFVGGEELITKIQKENWFEFDVIVATPEMMAKLGAIGKVLGPKGLMPNPKTGTVTMDVAKAIDEIKKGKIEFRADKEGNIHTIIGKASFTAEQLKENFTTILNEMRRVKPQTVKGDYIINTTISTTMGPGIKVEIN
- the alaS gene encoding alanine--tRNA ligase; the protein is MKKLTTNEIRKMWLDFFKTKNHHFLEPVSLIPVEDPSLLWINSGVATLKPYFDGRKTPPSPRLTNSQKAIRTNDIENVGVTARHHTMFEMLGNFSIGDYFKKEAISFAWELLTSDKWFAIPTEKLYITVFDEDIEAYEYWINDIGIKQDHIFRLTRDTNFWDVGQGPCGPNTEIFFDRGEKWDKENIGPKLLAEDIENDRYIEIWNIVFSQFNNDGFNNYSELPRKNIDTGAGLERIASIFQDTPTNFETDIFWPTIKQIESICDSKFKYSIENYFDEKIEQTKINTAFKVIADHVRATSFAIADGVFPGNKDRGYIIRRLIRRALMKGMELGINGPFLSTLVINVIDAMKDFYPYLLEKQNLIESTILNEEEKFLKTLSKGYEALNKMIESDKKVTGKNALLLFESFGYPIEQTIEIAEDKNVKVDIEEFNHLLEQAKEQARNARKDLKAWDKQNEIFTKLDIDSEFTGWEETKHENAKIVYIFTDDEILSEAADTEVYVILDKTPFYAEKGGQAADTGYLVNNSARAEVIDTQQGPNHQHIHKIQLEGSIKIGDTIDAFVNEEKRTLTMKNHSGTHLIHAALREILGETVMQSGSYNDEYGLRMDFTYNDSIKPEELLAAEKLVVEKINEKISRNVYFCSMQDAISKYAALAFFTEKYDDIVRVVKFGEFSSELCGGTHVDNTHDIEDFMITGLESKGSGVYRVKCLTSKQSINEYLNTEFNKLLKLIQEIFAKYENTKSILADQKIEDIIKDAFNKEISKQSIISLKLILENLSIAIKVYERKVEELLTTQKLEKFKSFEPKINENGTQIIEEKVNGLNIKDMKTLVDEYKNKFEKVIIILTSENTDGNFVVVGVSEKLQLEHSAIEIFKNLPISPKGGGNASLAQGKF
- a CDS encoding alpha/beta hydrolase gives rise to the protein MKKIDKYKYSAKTLFLTIFQFKTIIKNSKSYFLDYKKFCYTYYREGLNEKGIEINSIQLYYDDLKNKGLNYLNHTFNQNQIEEISLENEKGKISCLIARNKKSNKWVIGLHGWTENKYLALRLVHHFWKQGYNVLTFDGFAHGLSYGEKTDIGFSSIQMLEEIIVYLKNNEQAKSIGLIGNSMGASTSVLFIQKSKIKSLVNWVIADCGFSNIKHQYRYYIENNLYHTEWWKIGFLFTHKFSKETKTPQKKFNLLKNMKKAKNIPVFFIHSKGDTFIPFEMSELMYDKKTKFEKEIKSEIWTPNGSEHVNTIVTYNEEYISKAINFARKWE
- a CDS encoding APC family permease: MKLNRKYGFWTVLASTLAAIVGSSIIISFNMVFALAQANPLLMILAWVFGALIVLPDAFIVIEPSIGYGESGSGYSWIRKCNWRILAFWFGWVLILFVSATSLASCCSAMSSMITQILELDSKDLAVESLQKALAVFILVSLAGVQIMVKNSSKYTQIFFLFVKTLPIILVFILAIMYGSKEGLLSNSQMNSNLGHAYISSAMLIPAITYTGFAYSGHEFPTYITEEIKNPKKTVPLVIISAVLIVLVIYVCYGIALLSLATPDSQGNWIDPNGTTSTIFAQHKWAVLTFNIFAIFLFVGSVNSLLFFQSRLIHKLSETGDVHTFFGKVHKKTNQPYTAIILLGCVAVFYILFSSISEIISSFALATSTLKILLNSAIIKLRLKDPEYKKIYGNKTFWILMILSLVTCALTFIGSIYLMVIIPHQQTGASTFSILWKPILMVIIAFLVYLFGIFKFNNIKIK